One genomic segment of Hordeum vulgare subsp. vulgare chromosome 2H, MorexV3_pseudomolecules_assembly, whole genome shotgun sequence includes these proteins:
- the LOC123427101 gene encoding inositol transporter 1, translating into MTIDLSTMPGSSARLLDAAAGRKDMNFFTNRYVLGLTGVAGIGGFLFGYDTGVISGALLYIRDEFPAVKDNLFLQETIVSMALLGAILGAAGGGWINDAYGRKKSTLLADLMFALGSLVMSAAGGPYILILGRLFVGLGVGIASVTAPVYIAEAAPSEIRGGLVSTNVLMITGGQFFSYLVNLCFTEVPGTWRWMLGVAAVPAIIQFVLMLFLPESPRWLYRKDEKAKAIAVMEQIYDSGRLEEEVDLLASASMHEFQSNCTGSYLDIFRLKELRLAFFAGAGLQAFQQFTGINTVMYYSPTIVQMAGFTSNRLALLLSLIVAAMNASGTIVGIYLIDRCGRRRLALTSLAGVVLSLVILATAFILQSSSSLCGSLFSGSCQGVLGWFAVGGLALYIAFFSPGMGPVPWAVNSEIYPEAYRGMCGGMSATVNWISNLIVAQTFLSIVGWVGTGPTFLIIAGIAVMAFIFVALYVPETKGLSFEEVDLLWKERAWGNQGSHESLLGAAR; encoded by the exons ATGACGATCGATTTGTCCACCATGCCCGGGAGCTCCGCCCGTCTCCTGGACGCCGCCGCGGGGAGGAAGGACATGAACTTCTTCACGAACCGCTACGTGCTTGGGCTCACCGGCGTCGCCGGAATCGGCGGCTTCCTCTTTGGATACGACACAG GTGTCATATCTGGAGCCCTTCTGTATATTCGGGACGAATTTCCTGCTGTCAAAGACAATCTATTTTTGCAG GAGACAATTGTTAGCATGGCATTACTTGGAGCCATTCTTGGAGCAGCCGGGGGTGGTTGGATAAATGATGCCTACGGTCGTAAGAAGTCCACTCTTCTTGCTGACCTGATGTTCGCACTTGGTTCACTGGTGATGTCCGCCGCTGGTGGTCCTTACATTCTGATACTTGGAAGGCTCTTTGTTGGATTGGGTGTGGGAATAGCATCAGTCACTGCCCCAGTTTACATTGCTGAAGCTGCTCCTTCAGAAATAAGGGGAGGTTTGGTGTCAACTAATGTCCTCATGATTACTGGTGGCCAATTCTTCTCCTACTTGGTCAATCTTTGCTTTACTGAG GTTCCTGGGACATGGCGGTGGATGCTCGGAGTAGCTGCTGTGCCGGCAATCATACAGTTTGTTCTGATGCTTTTTCTACCAGAATCTCCCCGCTGGCTTTACCGGAAG GATGAGAAAGCAAAAGCTATTGCTGTCATGGAGCAGATATATGACTCTGGTCGCCTAGAGGAAGAGGTCGATCTGCTCGCGTCGGCTTCCATGCATGAATTCCAGTCTAACTGTACTGGGAGCTATTTGGACATATTCAGGTTGAAGGAATTAAGGCTAGCCTTTTTTGCTGGAGCTGGTCTTCAG GCCTTCCAGCAATTTACTGGCATCAACACCGTCATGTATTACAGCCCCACGATCGTCCAGATGGCTGGGTTCACTTCCAACAGGCTGGCCTTGCTGCTTTCCCTCATTGTCGCCGCCATGAACGCCAGTGGAACCATCGTCGGGATCTACCTCATCGACCGTTGTGGCCGCCGCCGCCTGGCCCTCACAAGCCTAGCCGGGGTGGTGCTTTCCCTTGTCATCCTCGCCACGGCCTTCATACTACAGTCATCATCCAGCCTCTGCGGGAGCCTATTCAGCGGTTCCTGCCAAGGCGTGCTGGGATGGTTTGCGGTCGGAGGGCTCGCCCTGTACATCGCCTTCTTCTCTCCGGGCATGGGGCCGGTGCCATGGGCGGTGAACTCGGAGATCTACCCCGAGGCCTACCGCGGCATGTGCGGCGGCATGTCGGCCACTGTCAACTGGATCTCCAACCTGATCGTGGCGCAGACGTTCCTCTCGATCGTGGGGTGGGTCGGCACCGGCCCCACGTTCCTGATCATCGCCGGGATCGCCGTGATGGCCTTCATCTTCGTGGCCCTGTACGTGCCGGAGACCAAGGGCCTGAGCTTCGAGGAGGTGGATCTCCTGTGGAAGGAGAGAGCCTGGGGAAACCAGGGCAGCCACGAGAGCCTCCTTGGTGCTGCGCGGTAA